One Nostoc sp. UHCC 0302 DNA window includes the following coding sequences:
- a CDS encoding Ycf66 family protein produces MINFGLNSASVLAQVNFGANSASILGIFLAVAGAALYFLRTVRPELSRDQDIFFAAVGLLCGFILVFQGWRLDPILQFGQLLLVGTTVFFAVESIRLRSIATQQAKRNTPIVDDEREISKNYSYSNRKKYQAEMDIDLDPLPYEEEEERPVRPRIRGSRDEISSRDDYYEEQPPRRTERRSSSERQNPTDRSRRRSPGRPVNRTPERLEDENWGSSAREVDDWDSSGEEVRKPSRRSNNSPQRPESREDDVAPRPRRRRPPADSAPRREREDDEAIPTEYVPYNPIEKPNDERDNSTDFDEV; encoded by the coding sequence ATGATAAATTTTGGGCTGAACTCAGCCAGTGTTTTGGCTCAGGTAAATTTTGGGGCGAACTCAGCCAGTATTCTAGGAATTTTCTTGGCTGTGGCTGGGGCAGCACTGTATTTCCTCCGCACTGTGCGTCCTGAATTGTCAAGAGATCAAGATATCTTTTTTGCCGCAGTGGGCTTACTCTGTGGCTTCATTCTCGTCTTTCAAGGATGGCGACTAGACCCGATTTTACAATTTGGTCAACTGCTTTTAGTTGGCACAACTGTATTTTTTGCAGTTGAAAGTATTCGCTTGCGGAGTATAGCTACCCAACAAGCCAAGCGCAATACTCCTATTGTGGACGATGAACGAGAGATCAGCAAAAACTATTCGTACAGTAATAGGAAGAAGTATCAGGCTGAGATGGATATAGACTTAGATCCACTGCCCTATGAAGAAGAAGAGGAACGCCCAGTACGTCCCAGAATTCGGGGTAGCAGGGATGAAATTTCATCTCGTGATGACTACTATGAGGAACAACCCCCCCGCCGTACAGAACGCCGCAGCAGTAGTGAAAGGCAGAACCCGACTGATAGGTCACGTAGGCGTAGCCCTGGGCGTCCGGTGAACCGCACTCCTGAAAGACTGGAAGACGAAAATTGGGGTTCTTCTGCTAGAGAAGTTGATGATTGGGATAGTTCTGGTGAGGAAGTCAGAAAACCCTCTCGTCGTAGTAATAACAGCCCCCAGCGACCAGAAAGCCGTGAAGATGATGTCGCTCCCAGACCAAGAAGGCGTCGTCCACCTGCTGACTCAGCTCCTCGAAGAGAGCGTGAAGATGATGAGGCAATACCAACCGAATATGTACCGTATAACCCAATTGAAAAGCCAAATGACGAACGCGATAACTCGACTGATTTTGATGAAGTTTAA
- a CDS encoding Tol biopolymer transporter periplasmic protein: MKGVIFIPVFICSSLLTGCFGYPRLLNYPFDPGGQSLNSLASELDPEISGRYIVFTTDRRGSQDVYMFDTVSRNLVDLPGLNSFDTIATHPSVSENGRYIAFAGSRQGRSAIFLYDRETRQVRNLTTNLQAEVRNPAISADGNRIAFESSNNGQWDILVYNRSGEPLNIPQDPR; encoded by the coding sequence ATGAAAGGCGTTATTTTTATACCTGTATTTATCTGCTCAAGCTTGTTGACTGGGTGTTTTGGTTATCCCCGTCTTTTAAATTATCCCTTTGATCCGGGGGGTCAAAGTCTCAACAGTCTCGCTTCAGAATTAGACCCTGAAATATCTGGAAGATACATTGTTTTTACTACTGACCGCCGAGGCAGCCAAGATGTTTATATGTTTGATACGGTAAGTCGTAATTTGGTTGATTTACCGGGTTTAAACTCCTTTGATACCATTGCAACTCATCCTAGTGTTTCGGAGAACGGTCGTTATATTGCTTTTGCGGGGAGTCGCCAGGGGCGATCAGCTATTTTTCTTTACGATCGCGAAACACGCCAAGTGCGGAATTTGACTACTAACCTGCAAGCAGAAGTTCGCAACCCTGCAATTAGCGCTGATGGTAATAGGATTGCCTTTGAGTCCAGTAACAATGGGCAGTGGGATATTTTAGTCTATAACCGTTCTGGGGAGCCTTTGAATATACCGCAAGACCCGCGGTGA
- a CDS encoding succinate dehydrogenase/fumarate reductase iron-sulfur subunit — protein sequence MEVLFKVIRQQQNSSPVVQTYLLEAEPSNTILDCLNQIKWEQDGTLAFRKNCRNTICGSCAMRINGRSALACKENIGAELARLQQITSLQSKVNAIPEITVAPLGNMPVIKDLVVDMNSFWNNLEAVAPYVSTAARQVPEREFLQTPEERSRLDQTGNCIMCGACYSECNAREVNPDFVGPHALAKAYRMVADSRDRDTENRLANYNEGTKGVWGCTRCLYCDSVCPMEVAPLEQITKIKQEILANKEVADTRSIRHRRVLVDLVKEGGWIDERQFGLQVVGNYFRDLKGLLSLAPLGLRMILRGKFPLSFQPSEGTQEVRSLIESVQQEELGTRD from the coding sequence ATGGAAGTTCTTTTTAAAGTCATTCGGCAGCAACAAAATTCGTCTCCTGTTGTGCAAACTTATCTTTTAGAGGCAGAACCTAGTAATACAATCCTGGACTGTCTCAATCAAATTAAGTGGGAGCAAGATGGAACGTTAGCATTTCGCAAAAATTGCCGCAATACTATTTGTGGTAGCTGTGCCATGCGAATTAATGGGCGTTCAGCTTTAGCTTGTAAAGAAAATATAGGTGCTGAACTTGCTAGATTACAACAAATAACATCATTACAGAGTAAAGTAAATGCCATTCCAGAAATCACAGTGGCTCCTTTAGGGAATATGCCCGTGATTAAAGATTTAGTTGTAGATATGAACAGTTTCTGGAATAATCTTGAGGCAGTTGCTCCTTATGTGAGTACAGCAGCGCGACAAGTACCAGAAAGAGAGTTTTTGCAAACACCAGAAGAACGATCGCGTCTCGATCAAACTGGCAACTGTATTATGTGCGGTGCTTGCTACTCAGAGTGCAATGCCCGCGAAGTCAATCCAGATTTCGTTGGCCCCCACGCCCTCGCTAAAGCTTATCGCATGGTGGCAGACTCCCGCGATCGCGATACTGAAAATCGCTTGGCAAACTATAACGAAGGTACTAAAGGAGTATGGGGCTGTACCCGTTGTTTATACTGCGACTCCGTTTGTCCAATGGAAGTCGCACCGCTAGAGCAAATTACTAAAATTAAACAAGAAATTCTTGCAAATAAAGAAGTTGCTGACACTCGCTCAATTCGTCACCGTAGAGTATTAGTAGATTTGGTTAAAGAAGGTGGTTGGATTGACGAACGTCAGTTTGGCTTACAAGTTGTTGGTAACTACTTTCGCGACCTTAAAGGATTACTTTCTCTTGCACCCCTTGGTCTGCGGATGATCCTTCGGGGTAAATTTCCTCTCTCATTTCAACCTTCCGAAGGAACTCAAGAAGTGCGATCGCTCATTGAATCTGTGCAACAAGAGGAACTGGGGACTAGGGATTAG